One Candidatus Dadabacteria bacterium genomic window, GCAGGCGCGCGCCGTAAAGCCGCCGTCTTCAAGCGCGCCTGTGCCGAGGATTGCCGTTTTCACGCCGGATGAAAGATACTCTCTGACCGTTTCAATGTTGCGTATTCCGCCGCCCGCCTGAACCGGGCATGAGACCGCGCCCGCGATTTGTTTGATGAGTTTGGAGTTTACGGGCTTGCCGTTGAAAGCGCCGTCAAGGTCAACGATGTGTATGAGTTGCGCCCCGCATTGTTCCCACTGCCGCGCCACCGCCACGGGGTCGTCCGAGAACACGGTTTCGCTTTCCCGCTCCCCCTTTACAAGGCGCACACACCTGCCCTCCCGGATGTCTATGGCGGGGATGATGGTCATGGGGCGTAATATACACCAATCGGCGGTTTAATACGCCCTTGCGTTATTCTGCAACGGCTCTTGGCTCTCATGCGGTTGCAACCGGACAGTTTTCAATATCTCTGGATGCGCATGCTACCGGTTTTGCTTCTATATCTGTCGGTCAGGGAGCGAGTGCGAGCGAGACTTTTTCAATGGCTCTCGGTTTTCACATTACTAATGACGGGGGGAGGTTTCCCCCCGCCGTTAAATTAAAACCCTAAACTCAAACCCACATTAGCGCGGTATTCCATCACTTCCGAACCCAGAGAAACAGCGGCTTCTCCAAAGATACTGTGCTTCCCGCCCCATGAATACGAACCGCCCACGCTGAAATCTCCGGCAATCTCCTCAAGTTCACTGGTCAGATTTTCCCCGCCCACCCTTGCGGCGGTCTCGCCGTCCAGAGGGACAAGCAGGTTGAGCCCCGCGTAAACACTGCCCTCGCCCGCATTGCCGCCGTATTCGCTTTCGCTTCCTTTCAGTTCCCTGTCCACAAAAACGCCGACACGCCCCGTGAGCGCCCCGCCGTCTTCCAAAGAGGCGGTCTGCCCGCCGATGTTGATGTCGTCAAAATCCGCCGAAACCCAGACCACCTGCGCCTGCGGGGTGATGTTGACGCCGCCCACAGGGACGCCGTATCCCACCTCCGCCGATGCGCTGAGCGCGGTCGCGTCACTGCCGGAAGCCGCCAAGCCGGGGGCGGAAAGGTCGCCGGAAAACAGGGCGTATTGAAACTGCCCGTCCGCATAAAAGTCGTTCCGCTCAAAAGCGGCGGTAATGGCGGCGGCGTAGCCGTTGGTTTCTATCTTGCCGTTTGCCGGAGAGATGTCCGTTGTGGCAAGCCCGAACCAGATATTGCCGCCGAAGGTCAGCCCCGTGTCTTCAAGGGGAACGTCCGCGCCGAAGCGGATGCGGGCGTCCTGAATCTCATACGTGCTTCCGGTGGTGGATACTCCCGGCTCAAACTCGGCGAGAGACCCTTCAATCCGCCCCCATATTCCGGTTTCCTCTTTTTCTCCCGCTTCTTCCGCCCGGACTCTCCCCTCAAGACGCTGGCGCATTGAGGAAAGGGAGGAAAGTTTCGCAAGCGTTGCGGCGTAACTCTCAATCACTCCCGATGCGGAGGAGAGACCCGCCTGCACAAGTCTCCATGCGTCTTCCGCCTCTATGTAGTTGAGGGTGTAGGTGTAAATGCCTGCGGCGGCTTCCCTGATTTGGAAATTATCCTCATCTGCCCCCGATGCGCTGATGAGCGGCGTCGTTGTGAGCGTCATTAAATCCGCCGCATTTGGAGCGCCGGAGATTTGGAGATCAATGGGGGTTATGCCGGTTACGGCGTGGCTTATAGAAAGGCGGGAGGCATTTGGTGTGTTGCCCTCAAAGTTTGCACTGAGGATTAGCCGCCCGCCATTTCCTACAAAGTTTGCGCCCAATGCGACATTTGCGCTTTCCGTAAGAAGCATGGTTGCCGCGCTGTTGAGGTAGAATTCCTGAGCGTTAAACGCCGCGTCTCCGGTAAGGGCTAATGTTCCGCCCTCAATGGAAAAACTGTCAAGTCTTTGAGTCATTGCGCCGGTAACTTCCCATGTTGACGAGCCGGTTTTCCGCACGATATCAGTTGAGGGAAAACCCAGTTCATTGAAGTTCACCCGCCCGATTTCGGCGGACGGCGAGGTGGCGTCGGCGAGTTCCAGTGTTGAATCTTCGCGACTGCCTGCGGTTTGGATTTCTCCCTCAATACTGAAACCCGGACGCAACCGGACTACATGGTTGCTGCTACTTCCGCCGCTTGGTCCGGTGTTTGTTATGTTGATGGCTACGGGGGAGGAGGCGTTGCTTACCACACTTCCCTCAACATCCACTATGATACTGCCGCCGTCATTGACGTTTTTGACGATGAGAATTCCGGCGGAAGCGTTGCTGGTAACCGATACGCCGGAGGGAATGTTGACTACAAAGTCGCCGCCGCCGCGATGGGTGGCGTTAATGGCGCGGCGTTCCGTAGTGATGTCGCCGGTGGCGTTGATGGTTACGGCGCCGGTTGCGGCTGTGGTTACCACATTAATGCCGGTATCCGAGGCGTCATCATCCGTGACGTTGATATTGCCGGAGTTAATTACCACCGCGCCCGAACCCTCATGGCTGACGCTGATGCCCCGGCTTCTTGTAAGGATGTCGCCTATGGCGTTGATGGTTACGGCGGCGGTTGCGGATGAGTTTTCCACATTAATGCCGTTTGACTCGGCGTTGATATTGCCGGAGTTAATTACCACCGCGCCCGCCCCCTGATGGCTGATGTTAATGCCCCGGCTTTCCGAAAAGATGTCGCCGGTGGCGTTGACGGTTACGCCGCCAGCGACTGCGGGTGAGGTTTCCACACTAATGCCTCTCCCCCCGGAGTTGACAGCCCCGGAGGAGTGAACCACCACCGCGCCCGTGCCCGAATGGCCGATGTTGATGCCTCTGGTGTTGAAGTTGCGGTCTGTCGCAAAGATGTCGCCGGTGGCGTTGACGGTTACGGCGGCGGCTGTGGATGAGGTTTCCACATCAATACCTCTGTTCACGGCGTTGATATTGCGGGAGTTAATTACCACAGAGCCGCTTCCCTGATGGTTTGCGCTTATGCCGTAAGACCCTCTGATGAGTCCGGTGGCGTTGACGGTCAGGTCGCCTGTGCCGGAATGGGTGGCGTTAATGGCGCGGGTGTTTGAAAGGATGTCGCCGGTGGTGGTGATGGTTAAGGCATCGGCTGAGGCGGATGAGGTTTCCACATTAATGCCGGTTTCACTGGTGCTTGTGCCGCCGCCGGAGTTAATTACCACCGAACCCGTTCCCTGATGGACGGCGTTGATGGCGCGAGTTCCCCCAATTCTGCCGATGGCGTTGATGGTTACGCCGCTGACTGTGGATGAGGTTTCCAGATTGATGCCGATTCCCTCGGCTTGGACGGCATTGGAGTTAATTACCACCGCGCCCGTTCCCCGATGCTCCGCGTCAATGCCCCTGCCTCTCGTAAAGATGAGGTCTGTGGCGTTGATGGTTACGGAATCGGTTGTGGATGAGGTTTCCACAGCAATGCCGTTGTGCGCATCCGTAACATTGACAGACCCGGAGTTGATTATCACAGAGCCACTGCCCTGATGGTTGACGCTTATGCCGCTGCGGCTGGAGTTGACATTGCGGGAGTTGATTACCACCGAACCCGCGCCCTGATGGTTGGCGCTGATGCCGCCGCCATTGTCCGCCACAATCCCGGCGATTGTGATATCCAAATCGCCCGCGCCGCCGTGAGTTGCCGTTATCGCGTTGTCTCCACTGCAACCTCCGTGCACGAGCCTGCCTGATATTCCCGCCGTGCCGTCAACGGAAAGAATGACATCCCCCGCCCCGTTGCCTATAAGGACGGCGGCGCTTTTGCAGGCGGCGAAGAGGTCGCCGGTTGGCTCGGAGTCCAGATGTTCTAAGTTGAAGGCAAGGTCATGGTCGCTGTCGTTAATCACCTTTACCGCATTACCCGTTGACCTTGTGTTGTATATGCTTGATCTGGTTCTGCTATCAGGCATTGACGGGTTACTCGGAGGAATACGCACCAGCCGAAAGTTCACCGCTCCGCCCAGAGAGCCGGTTCTCGCATGAACTGTAAGGGGGTTCACATTGTCTCGCGTGTCTGTTGCCACCCCGAAAGTTCCGGTTGAAGTTCCCACCGAAAGGGTCTCCCCGGAATTGGCAAAAACTGTTATGGGGCTGTCTGCGCTGTCATTCTGGAGACCACGGCAATCCCATGTGCCGGGTCCGGTTCGCGTGCAAGTTCCCGCCGCCGCCTTTTCGCCCCCGCCCGGAAGCAGAGCCGCCGCCAGCGCAATCGCCAGTATCGCAACCGCGCCGCGCAAGAATCCTGAATTATGTTTGTGGTTGAAGTTCATTGAGACACCCCATTTGAAGTTTGCAGTTTCCGCCCGAAAAACGGACTTGAGGACATTATACATCAAAAGAGCGCGGTTTTTATGAAATTTTGATTAAACTGGATTCCTCTCAAATCCCGTAAATCTCTTCCAGAAACCGCCCGTCTTTGCTCCACCCCGGCTTGACGACAACCTTCAGGTCAAGAAACACCTTGGCATCCAGAAACTTTTCCATGTCCGCCCGTGCGCGTGAGCCAATCTTTTTTATCATCCTCCCTTCCTTGCCTATCACGATCTTCCTGTGCCCGTCTTTCTCAACAAACACCTCCGCCCTTATGTAAACAGTCCCGTTTTTTCTGCGGCTCATCTCCCGAACCGCCACCGCGCACCCGTAGGGAACTTCCCCGCGAGTCAAACGGAACACCTTTTCCCTGACAAACTCGGCGGCGGTGAACATCTCCGCCCCGTCTCCGGACGGCTTATCCGGAAGCATCCTCTCCCCGGCGGGCAGCGCCCCCTTGATGACCTCCAACAGACGACCCAGCCCCCTCTCCCTGAGAGCGGACACCGGAACAATGTCCGATATCTTTTCGCCGAACCGCGCCGCCGCGCCGATTGCCTCAAACGTTTCCGCCTCTCCCACAGTGTCCGTTTTGTTCAGCGCGACTATCACCGGGCGGGAAGACCCCTCTATCGCCCGCTCCTCGCCCTTTGCAAACGGATGCGCCGCGTCCGTAACAACAAGCGTCCGCCCGTCTCCCACCGCGCCGAGCGCGGCGGCGTTCATCCTTTTGAGCATGCCGCCGGACGCCCGCACTATGCCCGGCGTGTCGGTGAACGCTATCTGCGCGTCTGCGGCGGTCAGCACCCCCCTGATGCGGCTGCGCGTGGTGTTGGGCTTCGGAGAAACGGCGCACACCTTGCTTCCCACAAGCGCGTTTACAAGCGTGGACTTGCCCACATTCGCGCCGCCCACGACCGATACAAACCCGAATTTGTGTGTGTTTTCTCCGCTCATTTTTTACCGCCTCCCGGCGGCGCGAAATTGAAACTCCGCTCCGCCTGTAATATATTGCATTCCGCCGCCCCGATGAGGCGGAAATATACTCAAGCGAGGGAAAATCTTTGAAAGACTACGTTTTTACACCCGGCCCCGTTCCAGTTCCGAGCGAAGCCCTGATAGAGATGGCAAGGCCGATAATCCACCACAGAACGGCGGAGTTTGAAGGCATCATCGGCGCGGTGAGGGAGGATTTGAAATACATCCACCGCACCTCGCGCGAGGTGATGACGCTGGCGTCTTCGGGAACGGGCGCGATGGAGGCGGCGGTGTCCAACACGCTGCGGCGCGGCGACAGGGCGCTGGTGGTCAACGGCGGAAAGTTCGGGGAGAGATGGACAAAAATCTGCGCGGCTTTCGGCGTTGAGGCGGACGAAATCAAAGTTGAGTGGGGCAGGGCGGTTGACCCCGGAGCGGTAAAGGAAAAACTGGATGCAGACCCCTCCGTGCGGGCGGTTCTTATGCAGGCGAGCGAGACCTCAACGGGCGTAAAAAATCCCACCGCGGAGATTGCCGCCATAACGCGCGAGCGGGACGATGTGATTCTGATAGTGGACGGCATAACGGCGGTCGGCGTGTTTCCGCTTCCCTTTGACGAACTGGGCATAGATGTGCTGGTCGCCGGTTCTCAGAAGGCGTTTATGCTTCCGCCGGGGCTGTCGTTCATAGCCCTGAGCGACAAGGCGTGGGAGTTCGGCAAGACCTCAGACCTTCCGAAGTTTTATTTTGACCTCGCCGCCGCGCGCAAAAGCGCGGAGAAAAACACCACCCCCTGGACGCCCGCCGTCAGCCTCATAAGGGGGCTTTCGCAAGTGCTAAAAATGTTCAGGGCGGAGGGGCTTGAAAACATGCACCGCAGGCACGAGGCATTGGCGTTTGCCACCAGAAGCGCGTTTAAGGCGATGGGAATGGAACTCTTCACAAAAGACGAGCCCAGCCCCGCGCTGTCTGTTGCGGTCGCCCCTCCCGAAATCGGCGCGGGTCCGGTTATCAAGGCGCTGAAGGATGATTTTGGAATGACTGTCGCGGGCGGGCAGGATCAGGCGAAGGGCAAAATTTTCAGGGTTTCCCACATTGGATACATAGACCGCTCGGACACAATGGCGGTTGTCTCCGCCGTTGAGCAGACGCTCGGCAAACTGGGGCACAAGTTTGACTTCGGCGCCGGTTCCGCGGCGGCGGCGGCGGTTCTTTCGGGGCGTTAACCGGTCAGGAATTGTTGCGGAAATGCCTCAGGGCGAGGGGGTCTGAATCCTCTTCCGATATCAGGTATTCCGGCTCATACTGCCCCGCCTTGTTGTGGTAAAGGCGCGTTCCGGACGGCGTTTTTATGTAGTTTCCGTTTGCCTCGCTTCCGTCCGGCATTTCAACCTCGTAAACCGAAAACGCCCGCGACTGCGAGCCGATGTTGAAAATTCTCCGTTTTTCGCCGATTTTGACCACTCTTTCGGCGGCGTTTTTTGCATGCGGAAAAACCTGCCCTTTGACCGTGAACTTCAATCCCGCTCCTCCGCCGTAATTCTGTTTATAGAGCCCACGCACATAATGAGGCGGGCAATTTTCTCGTTTTTGCCGTCATGCCCCTTTTCATCGTGCCAGCGCGTAAGCGAGTATATGAGTTCGTTCACGCCCCAGCCCACCATCACATCCCCCCACTGGTCAACCGCCTCTATCAGCCGGGTTCTGTGGGGTTCGGGGAATTCGCTGAAATCGCCCCGGTACGCCGTTTCGCCCGATGAGCAGTAAACTTTGAACACCCGCGCCTTCACAGTTTCGCCGTCCCGCTCATCAATAAATGGTCTGCGAGCACAAGGTTGACCATTGCCTCGGCTATCGGGACGGCTCTGGGGCATAGGCAGGGGTCATGTCTTCCCTTGACTACAAGGTCTGCGGGAGCGCCTTTTTTATCCACCGTTTTTTGAACCTTTGATATTGAGGAGGTCGGTTTGACGGCGATTCTGACGACAAGGTCTTCGCCGTTTGTTATGCCGCCCAGAAGCCCGCCCGCGTTGTTTGTTTGAAATCCGAGAGAGCCGTCGGGGCGTTTGAACATAAGGTCATTCGCTTCCGAGCCCGTTCTTTTTGCGACATCAAAGCCCGTTCCGACTTCAAACCCTCTTATGCCGCCGATGCTCATAAGGGCGGACGCGAGGTCTGCGTCTATTTTGTGGAACACCGGCTCGCCGAGGCCGGGGGGCAGCCCTTTGGTTACCACCTCAACAGTTCCGCCGATGGAGTCTCCCCGGCGTCTGACCGAGTCTATGAGTTCAAACATTTCCTTTGCTTTTTTTGCGTCCGGGCAGCGCACGGGGTTTTTTTCTATCTGGCTGAAGTTGACCTTTTCGGCGGTTATTCCCCCGATGCTTCTCACAAAGCCGCGTGTTTTTATGCCGCGTGTGTCGAGCAGTTTCTTTGCGACCGCGCCCGCCGCCACGCGCCCCACGGTTTCACGCGCCGAAGCCCTGCCTCCGCCCCTGTGGTCTCTGAATCCGTATTTTTGGTCGTAAGTGAAGTCGGCGTGGCCGGGTCTGTAGATGTCCTTGATTTTTTCGTAGGAGGACGAGATGATGTCGGTGTTGCGCACCAGC contains:
- the aroC gene encoding chorismate synthase; this encodes MPGNTFGTIFRITTWGESHGEAVGVVVDGCPAGLKISEADIQTELNRRRPGQSKVTTQRKEADKVEILSGVFKGKTLGTPISMLVRNTDIISSSYEKIKDIYRPGHADFTYDQKYGFRDHRGGGRASARETVGRVAAGAVAKKLLDTRGIKTRGFVRSIGGITAEKVNFSQIEKNPVRCPDAKKAKEMFELIDSVRRRGDSIGGTVEVVTKGLPPGLGEPVFHKIDADLASALMSIGGIRGFEVGTGFDVAKRTGSEANDLMFKRPDGSLGFQTNNAGGLLGGITNGEDLVVRIAVKPTSSISKVQKTVDKKGAPADLVVKGRHDPCLCPRAVPIAEAMVNLVLADHLLMSGTAKL
- a CDS encoding alanine--glyoxylate aminotransferase family protein; the protein is MKDYVFTPGPVPVPSEALIEMARPIIHHRTAEFEGIIGAVREDLKYIHRTSREVMTLASSGTGAMEAAVSNTLRRGDRALVVNGGKFGERWTKICAAFGVEADEIKVEWGRAVDPGAVKEKLDADPSVRAVLMQASETSTGVKNPTAEIAAITRERDDVILIVDGITAVGVFPLPFDELGIDVLVAGSQKAFMLPPGLSFIALSDKAWEFGKTSDLPKFYFDLAAARKSAEKNTTPWTPAVSLIRGLSQVLKMFRAEGLENMHRRHEALAFATRSAFKAMGMELFTKDEPSPALSVAVAPPEIGAGPVIKALKDDFGMTVAGGQDQAKGKIFRVSHIGYIDRSDTMAVVSAVEQTLGKLGHKFDFGAGSAAAAAVLSGR
- the era gene encoding GTPase Era, with amino-acid sequence MSGENTHKFGFVSVVGGANVGKSTLVNALVGSKVCAVSPKPNTTRSRIRGVLTAADAQIAFTDTPGIVRASGGMLKRMNAAALGAVGDGRTLVVTDAAHPFAKGEERAIEGSSRPVIVALNKTDTVGEAETFEAIGAAARFGEKISDIVPVSALRERGLGRLLEVIKGALPAGERMLPDKPSGDGAEMFTAAEFVREKVFRLTRGEVPYGCAVAVREMSRRKNGTVYIRAEVFVEKDGHRKIVIGKEGRMIKKIGSRARADMEKFLDAKVFLDLKVVVKPGWSKDGRFLEEIYGI